One Falsihalocynthiibacter arcticus DNA segment encodes these proteins:
- a CDS encoding acyltransferase family protein encodes MKYRPEIDGLRAIAVLAVIVYHADNTFLRGGFLGVDVFFVISGFLISQLIAEDLRLGRFTFRNFYERRARRILPALFVVLATCIPFALAWMLPSQLADFGKGLVAASLFSSNFLFWSDTGYFMADADLNPLLHTWSLAVEEQFYLFFPLAALLAWKVSQRFAAILLVASMVASFAACLYFATSAPAANFYLLPTRAWELLAGGISMMVARQFAQKPVTVAKPVATILATLGLFAVISSLLLLDASTPVPSLSTLPLVVGTSLILVFAVGNTPVASLLSWRPLVAMGLISYSAYLWHLPVLVFARLYDSTPPSIPYVLGLIALSILLATLTYHFVEKPFRKRNKSAVISLRGLVSVLLGAGVSLAVVGVVLAMGLTNPHRDPSVFSDPEIEAKLATNYGLSEDCEGAFTLSPNCRTSDTPGVLLWGDSFSMHLAEAIEVGTKWQGMVQHTKSVCAPIPGLSVVTPEYPDAWARGCLDFNEQVLAWLADQPSIKYVVMSSPFGLIYNELLLANGEHVTEGQQELVRQSLLETSRKLKAMGKSLVVVSPPPVTGENIGQCLAATLRSGRSDDSCDYTRSDFHPASTAKIDFLRTLDPEISVLYLEDFLCPNGVCDTMIGSTFMFRDDGHLSIEGSRYLGTHTDFMRKIIAKSNLGYGA; translated from the coding sequence ATGAAATATCGTCCAGAGATCGACGGACTGCGAGCCATAGCAGTTCTCGCGGTCATTGTTTATCATGCTGATAATACATTCTTGAGAGGAGGGTTCCTTGGGGTGGATGTCTTCTTCGTGATTTCGGGTTTCTTGATCTCGCAATTGATTGCGGAGGATTTGAGACTCGGACGATTTACCTTCAGGAACTTCTATGAGCGCCGCGCGCGGCGCATCCTGCCTGCGCTCTTTGTTGTCCTTGCCACCTGCATTCCCTTTGCGCTGGCATGGATGTTGCCGTCTCAACTGGCCGATTTTGGCAAAGGGTTGGTTGCAGCCTCGCTTTTTTCTTCGAATTTCCTGTTTTGGTCGGACACGGGATATTTCATGGCGGATGCCGACCTCAACCCACTGCTTCACACATGGAGCCTCGCCGTTGAGGAACAGTTTTATCTGTTTTTCCCCTTGGCGGCCCTATTGGCGTGGAAAGTATCGCAGCGCTTTGCGGCCATCTTGCTCGTGGCCAGTATGGTCGCAAGTTTTGCCGCTTGCCTTTACTTCGCAACCTCGGCCCCAGCCGCCAATTTTTACCTACTGCCCACCCGCGCATGGGAACTTCTGGCCGGTGGAATTAGCATGATGGTCGCGCGCCAATTTGCACAGAAACCTGTCACAGTCGCCAAACCGGTTGCCACGATTTTAGCGACATTAGGTCTGTTCGCTGTCATTTCATCCCTCTTGCTGCTTGACGCCTCTACGCCCGTTCCGTCGCTCTCGACACTCCCCTTAGTTGTGGGTACTTCCTTGATTTTAGTGTTTGCAGTTGGCAACACTCCAGTCGCATCGCTTTTGTCGTGGCGACCATTGGTTGCCATGGGGTTGATCAGTTACAGCGCGTATCTGTGGCATCTTCCCGTATTGGTTTTTGCGCGACTATACGATTCAACACCCCCAAGTATCCCCTACGTTCTCGGCTTGATTGCCTTGTCGATCTTGTTGGCGACGCTCACCTACCACTTCGTTGAAAAACCCTTCCGCAAACGTAACAAAAGTGCCGTGATATCCTTGCGCGGGCTTGTCTCGGTACTGTTAGGCGCGGGCGTATCTCTCGCCGTCGTCGGTGTCGTGCTGGCAATGGGATTGACCAATCCACACCGCGACCCGTCAGTGTTTTCTGACCCAGAAATCGAGGCAAAACTCGCCACTAATTACGGCCTGTCCGAAGATTGCGAGGGAGCCTTTACGCTTTCCCCGAACTGCCGCACCTCCGACACACCCGGTGTGCTGCTATGGGGAGATAGTTTTTCCATGCATCTGGCCGAAGCGATTGAGGTCGGCACAAAATGGCAAGGTATGGTGCAACATACGAAATCGGTTTGCGCCCCAATCCCGGGCCTTTCCGTCGTCACTCCTGAATATCCTGACGCATGGGCGCGCGGTTGTCTGGATTTCAACGAACAGGTGTTGGCTTGGTTGGCGGATCAACCGTCGATCAAATACGTCGTCATGTCTTCGCCCTTTGGCCTGATTTACAACGAACTGCTGTTGGCCAACGGGGAGCACGTAACCGAAGGGCAGCAAGAGTTGGTACGTCAATCCCTCCTCGAAACGTCCCGCAAACTCAAAGCCATGGGCAAGTCCTTGGTAGTTGTTTCCCCTCCGCCTGTCACTGGCGAAAATATAGGACAGTGTCTGGCGGCTACTTTGCGGTCGGGTCGCTCCGACGATAGCTGTGACTACACGCGCAGCGATTTTCATCCTGCGAGCACCGCCAAAATAGACTTTTTGCGGACATTGGACCCCGAGATATCGGTCTTATATCTTGAGGATTTCCTGTGCCCGAATGGCGTGTGTGACACAATGATCGGATCGACATTCATGTTTCGCGACGATGGACATCTCTCGATCGAAGGATCGCGCTATCTCGGGACGCATACTGATTTCATGCGTAAAATCATTGCTAAATCCAATTTAGGGTATGGAGCTTAG
- a CDS encoding DUF3302 domain-containing protein codes for MPITLLNYVSRSLISFLIVGIVVVHEIPGKVAKARNHPQLDAIKISSYLGLLVFPLWILALIRAHFRPWTVSGLEGIIPKVLRWNRNSPRQRPLHHTTQSGRQKMEFLVTIAYLFLIRLFFFDFKWLKFNLVWGLLCSGLHTSAALVEVAFIGQLTPYSDSAFVQRYAVQIGPQFCGTVTEVHVKQDDIVKLGGPLFSLEKDTFQAMVDESQARLVLAKQNIKIM; via the coding sequence ATGCCTATCACATTGTTAAATTACGTTTCTCGCTCTCTGATTTCCTTCTTAATCGTGGGGATCGTTGTCGTCCATGAAATCCCGGGGAAAGTCGCAAAAGCGCGCAACCACCCACAGTTGGATGCGATTAAGATCTCCAGTTATTTAGGCTTACTTGTCTTTCCACTATGGATACTTGCCCTCATCCGGGCACATTTCCGCCCTTGGACTGTTTCAGGTCTTGAGGGGATAATTCCGAAAGTCCTCCGCTGGAACAGAAATAGCCCCCGCCAACGACCCCTTCATCATACAACCCAGTCAGGACGCCAGAAAATGGAATTCCTTGTTACGATTGCCTATCTGTTTTTGATCCGGTTGTTTTTCTTTGATTTTAAATGGTTGAAGTTCAATCTTGTGTGGGGGCTTTTGTGCTCTGGCCTTCATACTTCGGCCGCTTTGGTTGAGGTTGCTTTTATTGGACAACTTACTCCTTATTCGGATTCCGCGTTTGTCCAGAGATACGCCGTCCAGATTGGGCCCCAATTTTGCGGCACAGTAACAGAGGTTCACGTTAAACAGGACGACATAGTGAAGCTCGGCGGTCCTTTGTTCAGTCTTGAGAAGGACACGTTCCAAGCTATGGTCGATGAAAGTCAAGCCCGTCTGGTTTTGGCCAAGCAAAATATAAAAATCATGTAG
- a CDS encoding HlyD family efflux transporter periplasmic adaptor subunit, translated as MTSAEANVAHQESFLEQTSVEVELSEAAVLVAQARAKYDVDDAARQTILAEEGAARKGQAELARQPAAVSTELIARDSSELDVAKAAYEEAKLSLDAMIDGKHASVRLAEAALAHSTAVLKDRTVYAPSDGKVLNLQLQPSNVVRLKTPVLTFVNEADPWILMKIRQKDAQHITVAFWG; from the coding sequence TTGACCTCTGCCGAAGCAAATGTTGCGCATCAGGAAAGCTTTCTTGAGCAGACTTCCGTTGAGGTTGAGCTTTCCGAAGCAGCTGTCTTGGTGGCACAGGCCCGAGCGAAATATGATGTCGACGATGCGGCCAGACAAACAATACTGGCAGAAGAAGGTGCTGCACGAAAGGGCCAAGCGGAGCTTGCGCGTCAGCCCGCGGCGGTCTCAACCGAACTGATTGCGCGTGATAGCTCCGAGCTGGACGTTGCAAAGGCAGCCTACGAAGAAGCAAAACTGTCGCTTGATGCGATGATCGATGGCAAACATGCCTCCGTTAGATTGGCTGAGGCGGCGTTGGCCCATTCCACAGCAGTTTTGAAGGACCGCACAGTCTATGCGCCCTCGGATGGTAAGGTTCTGAACCTCCAGCTTCAACCCAGCAATGTTGTGCGGCTTAAAACGCCCGTCCTGACATTCGTGAACGAAGCCGATCCTTGGATTTTGATGAAAATTCGCCAAAAAGATGCGCAGCATATCACCGTTGCGTTTTGGGGCTAA
- a CDS encoding glutamate decarboxylase, producing the protein MVDTTKTPAPSNHFDEIYGSDEMSVPLSESIFPGSESDPRNVYASIRDELMLDGNSRQNLATFCQTWEEPEIHQLMDDCIDKNMVDKDEYPQTAEIEQRCVRMLADLWNAPSGAATGCSTTGSSEAAMLGGLAMKRRWEARRKAEGKPIDKPNLITGPVQVCWHKFTRYWDVEHREIPMENGRLLMTPEEVLSLCDENTIGVVPTLGVTFTGQYEPVEAVSAALDKYEAETGLDIPIHVDGASGGFLAPFCAPELMWDFRLPRVKSINASGHKFGLAPLGVGWIVWRSADDLPENLVFWVNYLGGNMRDIGLNFSRPGGPITCQYYNFQRLGREGYTKIHKACYATAQYLAAEIGALGPFDIVYDGDMTSGIPALCWTLKPDVDLGFTLFDLADRLRIYGWQVPAYTLPANCQTQAIQRILVRNGVSRDLATLLMRDIRKALAHLTKHPAETPLGENAAGGFHH; encoded by the coding sequence ATGGTCGATACCACTAAGACGCCTGCGCCATCTAACCATTTCGACGAAATTTACGGCTCCGACGAGATGTCGGTCCCGCTTTCAGAGAGCATCTTTCCCGGAAGCGAAAGTGACCCGCGCAATGTCTATGCGTCGATCCGCGACGAGTTGATGCTTGACGGCAACTCGCGCCAAAACCTCGCAACGTTCTGCCAGACTTGGGAAGAGCCTGAAATTCACCAGCTGATGGATGATTGCATCGACAAAAACATGGTGGATAAAGACGAATATCCACAGACTGCGGAGATCGAGCAGCGCTGTGTTCGTATGCTTGCGGACCTATGGAATGCACCCAGTGGCGCGGCTACAGGCTGTTCCACGACGGGGTCGAGTGAGGCGGCGATGCTGGGTGGATTGGCGATGAAGCGCCGCTGGGAAGCCCGCCGCAAAGCCGAGGGCAAGCCCATAGACAAGCCCAACCTGATCACCGGTCCCGTGCAGGTTTGTTGGCATAAATTCACCCGCTATTGGGATGTGGAACACCGCGAAATTCCGATGGAAAACGGACGCCTTTTGATGACGCCAGAAGAGGTGTTGAGCCTGTGTGACGAGAACACCATTGGTGTCGTGCCCACGCTTGGCGTGACCTTCACGGGGCAATACGAACCCGTTGAGGCGGTTTCTGCGGCGCTCGACAAGTATGAGGCTGAAACGGGCCTTGATATTCCGATCCACGTTGATGGCGCTTCGGGCGGGTTTCTTGCGCCGTTCTGTGCTCCTGAATTGATGTGGGATTTCCGCCTGCCACGGGTGAAGTCGATCAACGCGTCCGGACATAAATTTGGCCTCGCGCCGCTTGGTGTGGGCTGGATCGTTTGGCGCAGCGCCGACGATCTTCCGGAAAACTTGGTGTTCTGGGTGAATTATCTGGGCGGAAATATGCGCGATATCGGGCTTAATTTCTCGCGTCCGGGCGGGCCTATCACGTGCCAATACTATAATTTCCAACGACTTGGGCGGGAAGGTTACACCAAAATCCACAAGGCGTGCTACGCGACCGCGCAATATCTCGCGGCCGAAATTGGCGCGCTTGGGCCGTTTGACATTGTCTACGATGGCGATATGACGTCTGGTATCCCCGCTCTGTGTTGGACGCTCAAACCCGATGTTGATCTTGGATTTACCCTGTTCGATTTGGCCGATCGTCTGCGGATTTATGGCTGGCAAGTGCCCGCATATACCTTGCCTGCAAACTGTCAGACCCAAGCTATTCAACGCATTTTGGTGCGCAACGGAGTCAGTCGCGACCTTGCTACGCTCCTGATGCGCGACATCCGTAAAGCGTTGGCACATTTGACAAAACATCCGGCGGAAACACCGCTTGGCGAAAATGCCGCCGGTGGTTTTCATCATTGA
- the pcaD gene encoding 3-oxoadipate enol-lactonase, whose translation MSLQFEKIRDTNLHYSFHSETKAAKPVVFLNSLGTDFRIWQGVADKLPDVPKLMMDKRGHGLSDMGAISIEGLAQDVAGLMDHLGLTAAIICGVSVGGLIAQSLAALRPDLVAGLVLSNTGAKIGDDATWNQRIDAVEATGLEPMADAVMERWFSAEFHKTKSAQLAGYRNMLTRTTVEGYAQSCRAIRDADLTVSTRAIAVPTICIGGSEDKATPPELVRALSDLIADSKLEIIQGVGHLPCLEVPEIIADHVNDLWRTLNQ comes from the coding sequence ATGTCATTACAATTCGAAAAAATCCGCGACACCAATTTGCACTACAGCTTCCACTCCGAAACAAAAGCGGCGAAGCCCGTTGTCTTCCTCAACTCCTTGGGAACAGATTTTCGGATTTGGCAGGGCGTGGCAGACAAACTGCCTGATGTTCCTAAATTGATGATGGATAAACGCGGGCACGGTCTGAGTGATATGGGAGCGATCAGCATTGAAGGCCTCGCTCAAGATGTGGCCGGTTTGATGGACCATCTTGGCCTCACAGCGGCCATCATTTGCGGCGTATCCGTTGGTGGATTGATCGCCCAATCTCTTGCTGCCCTTCGCCCCGATCTGGTCGCGGGGCTTGTGTTGAGCAACACGGGTGCGAAAATCGGCGACGACGCCACGTGGAACCAGCGTATCGACGCGGTCGAAGCCACGGGCCTGGAACCCATGGCGGATGCGGTGATGGAAAGGTGGTTTTCAGCAGAATTCCACAAGACTAAATCCGCGCAATTGGCGGGATATCGCAACATGCTGACGCGAACCACCGTCGAGGGCTATGCGCAATCATGCAGAGCCATTCGCGACGCGGACCTAACCGTATCAACCCGCGCGATAGCCGTCCCTACAATCTGCATTGGCGGCTCCGAAGACAAAGCGACGCCGCCCGAACTTGTACGTGCACTCTCTGACTTGATTGCGGATTCAAAGCTGGAAATCATCCAAGGTGTTGGGCATCTGCCCTGCCTTGAGGTCCCCGAAATCATCGCCGACCACGTGAACGATCTTTGGCGCACCCTTAACCAGTAA